The Cottoperca gobio chromosome 5, fCotGob3.1, whole genome shotgun sequence region CTGAACTATCGGGCCTCTGTCTTAAGTAATTTAGAGCAACTGCTTCTGCAGGTTGAGGTTCAGATATCACCGGCGTCGTACAATTATACTGCCTATTCAAAACAACTGCAATACAGTCCTGCAGAATGGATTCCCTGAGGAGAATCCTCTCAGTTTGCAAATAATGTATCATTagtgacagctgtgtgtgtagatttgaTGTGAGGACTGCAAGCAATggttattttcatcatcaattaatcaatcaatccatTATTTGGTCTATAAGATATCAGTAGCATCAGCAGATATCAGTAAGATAGCACTAAgagaatgtttgacatttttgcaggACAGTTGCTGATTACATTTTCTGCCCATCATTAATCAAACCAGTTGACACAAACAGACCTTTACAGAAGATCTCCCCGTCTCTATCGGCGAGGGTCGTGGACTCCAGTCCTTTGCCACACTTGGCACAGCGAAAACAGCCTTTATGCCAAGACTGATGAGAGAGCAGACGGTTGTTTTAAGCTCAAGAATATACAGAGAACGGACAAATGGTCTACTTTTATTCTTAAGTTTGAGATAACGTGCGTAGATCATTCTCACATTGCCTCCTCCGACAACCTTCTCAGCAGCGTACACTGTTTTCCCACATCGAGGACACACATCTGAGCCCCCTGCTTTCTGGGCGAACTTTGAGGCGTTGGGATTGTTTGAAGGGCGATGAGGAGCTTGTCtgtcaagaaaaaaaacagaatctGAGAGTAAATTAAGTGCTActtacttgttttgtttgtgcacacttcaacataaaatactaatatattatatatatatataacttcaTACTGTTCTCAGTAGTTAGATAACTAAAGTGTTGTTTTGCTCACACTTCAGGCTTGATCCCAAGTCCCTCTCCTGTGTCCATACTCAGAGTGCCGGCTCCTCCCCCGAAGCCGTAGCCTTTTGGCCCGTATTTCTTGCCATAGCATGATTTGCAGTAGATCTCATCCACGTGGACGGCCACTGTTGTGCTGTCTAAGTTCTTCTTACAGAccactttcaacaacaacaacaacaaaaaagagggggaaaaaaacaaaacacattagaaatacaatcttgtatttatttttctttactcTCACAAGCATCTAACAGCAAACCAACTCCCTTTCTCAGAAACACAGATGATTAGCCGTGACATTACCCCAAACTATGCgtgacattttaaagaggaAACCACTATGTGCTTAGCTGGCTCAGATAAATACTTGTCTGTGCTGGAGGGGGAAGTATGTGTGTACCTTCCTCTGCCATATAAGGCCAAATCTTTGTCACATGTTTCCACTGGATCCTAATAAGGGCCGAGATGTCTGAGCGAAAACCTGCAGATGCTCACTTTCCTAACCCTGATGCCAAACACTCTGCATTCCAGCCTGGCACCTCTTGTGATTCCCGTGTTGTTTACGCTCTGGAAGTCAGTCAGTAGACATATAAAGCAGATTACCTGTGAACTTAAAAATACTTACTGCACAGAAAACAGGATTTATGCCAGCTCTTCCCCTCGCACTGCACTTCCTCAGCAAAGTAGACGGTTTTCTGGCAGCAGCCGCACTTGTTTCCTCCTCCGAAAGGCATTCTGTAAGCATGCATGAGAGCCTGTTGTGTACATTTTTCATTCcttgtgtatatatttaacatCTTTCATCTGGAGTACAGATCAGTGTCGATCAGCAGACAGAGGCCATCTGCAACACTTAAGGCGAGATGCAACAATAGCTATAAAAGGAGAGGTACCAGTTTGCTATGATATGCTGCCCTTTCTGTCCCTCGTCTTGTTTCAGGACTGTTCATCCCTGATAATAAAATGCAAAGTATACCTGCTGGTGTTGCTCAGATAGCACCAAACCACCCTCATAAAAGATAAGATGACCTCAGAATACCTCTGTTTTCACACCGCACCAGTGTCTGCTCTGAGTTCCAcaaattaaatgtctttttatggCGATGACCTCATGCAATGAGGGTCGTCATCCACACAGCACGTCACCAATCTACTAGATTGCTCTGGATAAACAGGAAATTCCttgaattttattttgtaatcacTCAAGTTAACAGTCGTGACCCCAGACAACCTAACAAGCTACAAAACAGATGATCCGACTGTAGTTACTCAagataataataagtaaaaacACTGTTTATGGATAGTTTCAGCATAGCCTACAAGAatgactttaaaaacattataagcAAGCTTTGTTTTGCAAACCAGCAACACTTTGTCTCTAAACCCCATATTTAAAAGAgttgataaaaatgtttttattgcaaatAGTAAGTAATAAAGAGAacctataaataataataatgtaatcttTTTGTTCAGGATTGTTGTCCTGCTGGCTCTCTCCAAAACATAaattataaaacagaatattagaCATTTTATGTTTCCATCTGTTGCCTATGAAATCATTTTGACcagttaaattaaaacataacaaaaaagaatattACAAACTTGTCAGTTCTAATATTAAAGCAAACAGTCAAGTGTTGAGATATTTAGCTATGTTTTCTGTATCCTTCCATTTGACAATCTTAAACAAACCTACCTGTCGTGAGGTGAAAGGCTGATCCTCTCGGTGGTATTAAAAGATGTGCGAGTTGAGGAGAGACACTGGTCTGATGagaagaggcagagggaggctGAGTGGACACCAGGCTGAACTGAGGGAGGAGTCAGGACACCGACAAGAACGAGGGAGAGAGATGtagggaggaaaaggaggagaaagatagTGAGGGACGGAAAGAGAGATATCCGACATCTCCATGAATGAGAAACTGTCCCTCTTGGTGAAATAACAGAACCTCATGCCAGAAGATAAGTCAGAGTTAAAAGATGGACGGTCTATAAAGGAGCACacgctgttgttgttgttgcaattacattaaattgcagagtttcagctttaatttgaggttGTTTCACATATACAAAGAGTGTAGGGGACAACGTAAATCTGCACATTTCTATAATTGGGCCAtcacttaaattaaatattttgaaaatgtaaaattgaTAACTGTATGACCTgttcaaatttaaaatgtacagtCTGTAATTGTAACAGACTGCTTGAAGTAGTTTTACCTCCTAAAATTCACTGTCAGCTTGAGACATTGGTGTTTGTCTGAGTTTCCTTCAGCCCTATTCTATAATATACACTTTTATGAACAATAGATCAAATACCTGTGTATGTGAAAGCTGTGGCCTAAAGggatgaacccacagagaaatCTCATCCGACTGGAGAATGTTAtcatcttttagctcattgtttagttttttcaccAACTGCAATCTGATTGTTGTGAACTGCTCTCATCAGGACCGTTTCCAACTGTAGCAGGCAGAGGTTATCTGTGAAGAAGCTCCAAAAACCACTAACTTCGCATGTAGttggcagacagacaaagtttaAGGGGCAAACAAGGTCAGGAAACTAGAAGGGGAAGTCCGGGCAGGAACgggggaacaagacacagctgggggagaaaggcaaagacacaagggtagggtgaatggacacaggaggaacacattaataatcagaaaggaagggaaaacacagacaggaagtacaacatttcaaaaataaaacaggaaacaggaaacacaaaaaccAGATTGTGACACTTACATTTACCAGAGGACCAGAAACACTTCTTctaataaatgttaatgttgctctATGTCTTCtcgatgtgtaaataagcaactgttgcAATCAAGCAcaccatatcaacttaaaagatgaaagaaatgttgttgtgtttctgccGCCCCCAAGTGGCCATTAATGCTTCATTCTTAAAGCAGCAGACTCCCGTGTGATACTCTGCCAGTACAGTACTGCAGCCATCTTTCCTTCTGACTTGTTTCAGGGAAttctggtttcttttttttcttcatctgtcTGGTATTTAGCACGTGAAACACATGATCGGTGGGATTGAGGTCAGATGTCTGATTTGGCAAGTCAAGAGCATTCCACTGTTTGGAACCACAGACCCTCTGTGGTTGCTTTGTATGTCTGTTTGGGTatcattgtcctgctgcatTATCTTACAATTAAGCAGGTCCTACACTGTTCACCAAATATGGATGTGAACAACCTCAAACACCCTTTAAACCCTTTAAAGTACAATATGGCTGCACTGTATTCAAATTGAGTAACTGAATGTAAAAGTATAGAACAATGAAGAATCATGTTTTGTTAAGTTCGCAGGCAAATCAACCTTCGTGATAATAACTGCATTTGTTTGAGGTTCTTGCTCTTAACCACACCGTGACCTTTTCTTATGTCAGCTTTTCGTGTGTCAGCTCCTGCTCTGAAGTAGTTGTCGTGAAATAATCAGTGACCGGGTGTGTGTACTCCCTGCTAATGCTTCTGTGTCTCTGACGACCATTAAAGAAGGAGAATGTCCTATAAGTATCTGGGTATTGgctaattcaaataaataaatgtatccgATATAAGATTCCTTACAAGGTGTTTCTGCTGGGAGCATGGTGGATTACTCACCGTCTCCAGAGACCTTCTGGATGAGTTTAAGTGAGCTGTGTGACTCGGGGAGCAATAAGTCAATCAGATGTTTCTCCATCTAATAATGTTAACTTGACATACGTTGCTGTGATCGGCTAACAAATATTGACACAGGAAATCTCAGCTAAAGTGAATCTCTCTGGACTAGTGAGGTTTGATATGaaatatgtatgttttatttctctaaa contains the following coding sequences:
- the csrp1b gene encoding cysteine and glycine-rich protein 1b; the protein is MPFGGGNKCGCCQKTVYFAEEVQCEGKSWHKSCFLCMVCKKNLDSTTVAVHVDEIYCKSCYGKKYGPKGYGFGGGAGTLSMDTGEGLGIKPEVQAPHRPSNNPNASKFAQKAGGSDVCPRCGKTVYAAEKVVGGGNSWHKGCFRCAKCGKGLESTTLADRDGEIFCKGCYAKNFGPKGFGFGQGAGALAHSQ